From Gemmobacter sp., one genomic window encodes:
- a CDS encoding isocitrate lyase/PEP mutase family protein produces MSPFTLRERLGDSRILIAPGVYDGLSACQAEASGAEAVYLSGASIAYTLLGRPDIGLVSMTEVAEVISRISDRISIPIIVDADNGYGNALNVQRCVRLFEKAGAAAIQLEDQTLPKRCGHLTGKSLVSGAEMVGKVQAALDARASDRTLIIARTDAIAVEGLDCALDRADAYVAAGADVLFIEAIGGLEEMRMVNDRYRGRVPLLVNIVEGGKTPAMTATELQDLGFSLVIFPGGAVRAISHTLIRYYDSLLAHGTNAPMRDHMLDLKGVNTVVGTEGLLALGEKYDSEIKPAFSGDDK; encoded by the coding sequence ATGTCCCCATTCACCCTGCGCGAACGTCTTGGCGACAGCCGTATCCTGATCGCCCCCGGCGTCTATGATGGCCTGTCGGCCTGCCAGGCCGAGGCTTCGGGGGCCGAGGCCGTGTATCTGTCCGGCGCCTCCATTGCCTATACGCTGCTGGGCCGGCCCGATATCGGGCTGGTGTCGATGACCGAAGTGGCCGAGGTGATCAGCCGCATTTCCGACCGGATTTCCATTCCGATCATCGTTGATGCCGACAACGGCTATGGCAATGCGCTGAACGTGCAACGCTGCGTGCGGCTGTTCGAAAAGGCCGGGGCGGCGGCGATCCAGCTGGAAGACCAGACCCTGCCGAAACGCTGCGGCCACCTGACCGGCAAGTCGCTGGTTTCGGGCGCGGAAATGGTCGGCAAGGTCCAGGCCGCGCTGGATGCCCGCGCATCCGACCGCACGCTGATCATCGCCCGCACCGATGCCATCGCGGTCGAGGGGCTGGATTGCGCGCTGGACCGCGCCGATGCCTATGTGGCGGCCGGCGCCGATGTGCTGTTCATCGAGGCCATCGGCGGCCTTGAAGAAATGCGCATGGTCAACGACCGGTATCGCGGCCGCGTGCCGCTGCTGGTCAACATCGTCGAGGGCGGCAAGACGCCGGCGATGACGGCCACCGAACTTCAGGATCTGGGCTTCAGCCTGGTCATTTTCCCGGGCGGCGCGGTGCGGGCCATCTCGCACACGCTGATCCGGTATTATGACAGCCTGCTGGCCCATGGCACCAACGCGCCGATGCGGGACCACATGCTGGACCTGAAAGGCGTCAACACCGTTGTCGGAACCGAAGGTCTGCTGGCGCTCGGCGAAAAATACGACAGCGAGATCAAGCCAGCCTTCAGTGGAGACGACAAATGA
- a CDS encoding 3-isopropylmalate dehydratase, giving the protein MTGRIWKLGANIDTDALAPGRYMHLAIDGIASHCLEDALPEFAAQVRPGDFIVAGENFGIGSSREQAAEALRVLGIRAVIAPSFGGIFYRNAFNLGLPVLICAEADSIAETDSLEVDFEAGAIRNLTTGAVLATPPLPPLLISLIRAGGLVAHLRATGPGQTTSSPE; this is encoded by the coding sequence ATGACCGGCCGCATCTGGAAACTGGGCGCCAACATCGACACCGACGCATTGGCACCCGGGCGCTACATGCACCTGGCCATCGACGGCATCGCCTCGCATTGCCTTGAAGACGCGCTGCCGGAATTCGCCGCGCAGGTGCGGCCCGGCGATTTCATCGTGGCGGGCGAGAATTTCGGCATCGGGTCGTCGCGCGAGCAGGCGGCCGAGGCGCTGCGGGTGCTGGGTATCCGTGCCGTCATCGCGCCGTCGTTCGGCGGCATCTTCTACCGCAACGCCTTCAACCTTGGCCTGCCGGTGCTGATCTGCGCCGAGGCCGACAGCATCGCGGAAACCGACAGCCTTGAGGTGGATTTCGAGGCCGGCGCGATCCGCAACCTGACCACCGGCGCCGTGCTGGCCACGCCACCGCTGCCGCCGCTTCTGATTTCGCTGATCCGGGCGGGCGGCCTTGTTGCCCACCTGCGGGCCACCGGCCCCGGACAGACCACCTCCAGCCCCGAGTGA
- a CDS encoding LLM class flavin-dependent oxidoreductase has product MNKLDFGLFLPNTSGVTVVGSIPFPENRPTFELNKTVLQMAENAGFDYALSQVKWRGYGGETQHWDHSLEAFTLVSGLAAVTSRIQLYASVAIRTIHPSVIAKMAVTIDDISGGRFGVNIVSGWNKVEYDQFGLWDEDAYYNYRYQYAEEYMAVLNELWTKDVAEYKGHFFELKDAHLMPKPSRRIPIVCAGQSDEAVEFISKYADFAFVGRMKDDVAALAALSDKIKAAAAPYDRDVGSLVLMTVIAEDTDEAAIAKRDHYMATADDGAIRQWMGYQVNDTHKAGIAYDTVPQIHKTFMGLHLVAGSYETVAKHMDALAEKGVKGVCLSFPDYLTDLPRFIDKVLPLCASYQPDTLAAAA; this is encoded by the coding sequence ATGAACAAACTGGACTTCGGGCTGTTTTTGCCCAATACCTCGGGCGTGACCGTTGTCGGATCCATCCCCTTCCCGGAAAACCGCCCCACGTTCGAACTGAACAAGACCGTGTTGCAGATGGCCGAGAATGCCGGTTTCGACTATGCGCTGAGCCAGGTGAAATGGCGCGGCTACGGCGGCGAAACCCAGCATTGGGACCATTCGCTGGAAGCCTTCACGCTGGTGTCCGGTCTGGCGGCGGTCACGTCGAGGATCCAGCTTTACGCCTCGGTCGCGATCCGCACGATCCATCCGTCGGTGATTGCGAAGATGGCCGTCACCATCGACGACATTTCCGGCGGGCGCTTTGGCGTGAACATCGTGTCGGGCTGGAACAAGGTGGAATACGACCAGTTCGGCCTGTGGGACGAAGACGCCTATTACAACTACCGCTACCAGTATGCCGAAGAATACATGGCCGTCCTGAACGAGCTGTGGACCAAGGACGTTGCGGAATACAAAGGGCATTTCTTTGAACTGAAGGATGCCCACCTGATGCCCAAGCCGTCGCGCCGGATCCCGATCGTCTGCGCGGGCCAGTCGGACGAGGCGGTGGAATTCATCTCGAAATACGCCGATTTCGCCTTTGTCGGCCGGATGAAGGATGATGTGGCGGCGCTGGCCGCGCTGTCGGACAAGATCAAGGCGGCAGCGGCGCCCTATGACCGCGATGTCGGTTCGCTGGTGCTGATGACGGTGATCGCCGAGGATACCGACGAAGCCGCCATTGCCAAGCGCGACCATTACATGGCCACCGCCGACGATGGCGCGATCCGGCAGTGGATGGGCTATCAGGTGAACGATACCCACAAGGCCGGCATCGCCTATGATACCGTGCCGCAGATCCACAAGACCTTCATGGGGTTGCATCTGGTGGCCGGATCGTACGAGACGGTGGCCAAGCACATGGATGCGCTGGCGGAAAAGGGCGTCAAGGGCGTGTGCCTGTCGTTCCCCGACTATCTGACCGACCTGCCGCGGTTCATCGACAAGGTGCTGCCGCTGTGCGCAAGCTATCAGCCCGATACGCTGGCCGCCGCGGCCTGA
- a CDS encoding carboxymuconolactone decarboxylase family protein: MTHDTSGVETPDDLTARLKAIKAERGYLLPHHGLMAVSAPDMLDAYAATYRCMTLTDRVLTAFEKEFIWLAILIATDENEATHHIAKFYKAGGTDRQVGAVARQVAQIRGAAAFTFVSDFWQGHLPWWDGRAEQRAARDAIAAEYGVDPWLLTLADMASRVCLDQHAALGWAIEDAYAQGAREDRIAEALMLTMFPASVPRYVRAAEVWLKLIRAGRVPASAPYQAWAQLTGQGGFDEAAGKANGHS; the protein is encoded by the coding sequence ATGACCCACGACACCAGCGGCGTTGAAACGCCCGACGACCTGACCGCCCGGCTGAAGGCCATCAAGGCCGAACGCGGGTATCTGTTGCCCCACCACGGCCTGATGGCCGTATCGGCCCCCGACATGCTGGACGCCTATGCCGCGACCTATCGCTGCATGACGCTGACCGACCGGGTGCTGACCGCGTTCGAGAAAGAGTTCATCTGGCTGGCCATCCTGATCGCCACCGATGAGAACGAGGCGACGCACCACATCGCCAAGTTCTACAAGGCCGGCGGAACCGACCGGCAGGTCGGCGCGGTGGCGCGGCAGGTGGCGCAGATCCGGGGGGCGGCGGCATTCACCTTTGTCTCGGACTTCTGGCAGGGGCATCTGCCCTGGTGGGATGGCCGCGCCGAACAACGCGCGGCGCGCGATGCGATCGCGGCGGAATACGGCGTGGACCCCTGGCTGCTGACGCTGGCCGACATGGCATCGCGGGTCTGCCTGGACCAGCACGCCGCGCTTGGCTGGGCCATCGAAGATGCCTATGCCCAGGGCGCCCGCGAAGACCGCATCGCCGAGGCGCTGATGCTGACCATGTTCCCGGCCTCGGTCCCCCGCTATGTCCGCGCGGCCGAAGTGTGGTTGAAGCTGATCCGCGCGGGCCGCGTGCCGGCCTCGGCCCCCTATCAGGCCTGGGCGCAACTGACCGGGCAAGGCGGGTTCGACGAGGCTGCGGGGAAAGCCAATGGACATTCTTGA
- a CDS encoding SDR family NAD(P)-dependent oxidoreductase, translating to MTPIVDFTGQHLLVLGADSGIGLTAVQMAAAAGARVTAGLLAGSTTDLPAGVARVTCDVTDPAQVDAVLDGAGHLDAVILTAGMFDHRSIAETSDADWARVMRLNLDGPFHVARAAQRVFERQGSGSLVLFSSQIGIVGHKRATAYAASKAAVNGLARTLAIEFAPFGARVNAVAPGPIETPMTAIARADAGRAAALVDAVPMKRFGTSQEVAAAALFLASSAASYITGHVLVVDGGVTAI from the coding sequence ATGACACCGATCGTTGATTTCACGGGCCAGCACCTGCTGGTCCTGGGTGCCGACAGTGGCATCGGGCTGACGGCTGTGCAGATGGCGGCGGCGGCGGGCGCGCGGGTGACGGCGGGGCTGCTGGCCGGATCCACCACCGACCTGCCCGCAGGCGTCGCGCGTGTGACCTGCGATGTGACCGACCCCGCGCAGGTGGATGCCGTGCTGGACGGCGCCGGCCATCTGGATGCCGTGATCCTGACCGCCGGCATGTTCGATCACCGCAGCATTGCCGAAACCTCGGATGCCGATTGGGCGCGGGTGATGCGGCTGAACCTGGACGGCCCGTTCCACGTTGCCCGCGCGGCGCAGCGGGTGTTCGAACGGCAGGGCAGCGGGTCGCTGGTGCTGTTTTCCAGCCAGATCGGCATTGTCGGGCACAAGCGTGCCACGGCCTATGCGGCGTCCAAGGCGGCGGTGAACGGGCTGGCACGGACGCTGGCCATCGAATTCGCGCCCTTTGGCGCGCGGGTGAATGCCGTGGCACCCGGCCCCATCGAAACCCCGATGACCGCGATTGCCCGCGCCGATGCCGGCCGCGCCGCCGCGCTGGTCGATGCGGTGCCGATGAAACGCTTCGGCACGTCGCAAGAGGTTGCGGCCGCCGCCCTGTTCCTTGCCTCATCCGCCGCCAGCTACATCACCGGCCATGTCCTTGTGGTCGATGGTGGTGTCACAGCCATCTGA
- a CDS encoding hydantoinase B/oxoprolinase family protein — protein sequence MTEAITIDPVTLAILGGRLEQIADEMDATLYRAAFNPIIAEAHDASHGIYHAETGETLIQGKEGLPIFVGVMAFAVKSIIDKARADGDPAPGDVYIFNDAYAGGTHLSDFKLVQPVFHDGKLFCWLASVGHWHDVGGNVAGNYNPRATEAFQEAVVIPPIKLYARGELRRDVIDVLMANTRQPRSLNGDLNGQVNSLALGERRLGALIAETGADRLTAVFAELRARAERMMLAQIELLPQGTISAEDFLDNDGVTDEPLKIALDLTVRDGRMVLDFSRSAPACRGPLNISRGTAIAACYVAIKHLFPDVPANGGVLAPIDFVIPEGSILHAVHPLPTGGYTETIMRLIDVIFAAVAQIAPDRAYGNAYGTINALTLAGRRKDGSRWVMFSFFGGGHGGHARGDGLSHGNAPISTSTIPPIEVLEAANPVIFRKWALRPDSAGAGRHRGGLGAVYEIETLEDDTEVTLFGERGRHAPHGVNGGADAAMTRFEFEQDDGFHTPPMASKVLGVKLRRGQRVRLQTPGGGGYGNPADRDPAAVAEDIRRGYVTPGASDTLKAAE from the coding sequence ATGACGGAAGCGATCACGATTGATCCGGTGACGCTGGCCATTCTGGGCGGGCGTCTGGAACAGATCGCCGATGAAATGGACGCGACGCTGTATCGCGCCGCCTTCAACCCGATCATCGCCGAGGCGCATGATGCCTCGCACGGAATCTACCATGCGGAAACCGGCGAAACGCTGATCCAGGGCAAGGAAGGGCTGCCGATCTTTGTCGGCGTCATGGCCTTTGCGGTGAAAAGCATCATCGACAAGGCCCGCGCCGATGGCGATCCGGCGCCGGGCGACGTGTATATCTTCAACGATGCCTATGCGGGCGGCACCCACCTGTCGGATTTCAAGCTGGTGCAGCCGGTGTTCCACGATGGCAAGCTGTTCTGCTGGCTGGCCTCGGTGGGTCACTGGCACGATGTCGGTGGCAACGTGGCCGGCAACTACAACCCCCGCGCGACCGAGGCCTTTCAGGAGGCCGTCGTCATTCCGCCCATCAAGCTTTATGCCCGGGGCGAGCTGCGCCGCGATGTGATCGACGTGCTGATGGCCAACACCCGTCAGCCGCGGTCGCTGAACGGCGATCTGAACGGCCAGGTGAACTCGCTTGCGCTGGGGGAACGCCGGCTGGGCGCGCTGATCGCGGAAACCGGGGCCGACCGGCTGACGGCGGTGTTCGCCGAACTGCGCGCCCGCGCCGAACGCATGATGCTGGCCCAGATCGAGCTGCTGCCGCAGGGCACCATCTCGGCCGAGGATTTTCTGGACAACGATGGCGTCACCGACGAACCGCTGAAGATCGCGCTGGATCTGACGGTCAGGGACGGGCGGATGGTGCTGGACTTTTCCCGCTCTGCCCCCGCCTGCCGGGGCCCGCTGAACATTTCGCGCGGGACGGCGATTGCGGCCTGCTATGTGGCGATCAAGCACCTGTTCCCCGATGTGCCGGCCAACGGCGGCGTGCTGGCGCCCATCGACTTCGTGATCCCCGAAGGGTCGATCCTGCATGCGGTGCATCCGCTGCCGACCGGGGGCTATACCGAAACCATCATGCGGCTGATCGACGTGATCTTTGCCGCCGTGGCCCAGATCGCCCCCGACCGCGCCTATGGCAATGCCTATGGCACGATCAACGCCCTGACGCTGGCCGGCCGGCGCAAGGACGGCTCGCGCTGGGTGATGTTTTCCTTCTTCGGCGGCGGCCATGGCGGACATGCCAGGGGCGATGGCCTGAGCCATGGCAACGCGCCGATTTCCACCTCGACCATCCCGCCGATCGAGGTGCTGGAGGCCGCGAACCCGGTGATCTTCCGCAAATGGGCCTTGCGGCCCGACAGCGCGGGTGCGGGCAGGCACCGGGGCGGCCTTGGCGCGGTCTATGAAATCGAGACGTTGGAGGATGACACCGAAGTCACCCTGTTCGGCGAACGCGGCCGCCATGCGCCGCATGGGGTGAACGGTGGCGCCGATGCGGCCATGACCCGGTTCGAATTCGAGCAGGACGACGGGTTCCACACGCCCCCGATGGCGTCGAAGGTGCTGGGCGTGAAGCTGCGGCGCGGCCAGCGGGTGCGCCTGCAAACCCCGGGCGGCGGCGGCTATGGCAACCCGGCAGACCGCGACCCCGCAGCGGTCGCCGAAGACATCCGCCGTGGCTATGTCACGCCCGGCGCAAGCGACACCCTCAAGGCGGCGGAATGA
- a CDS encoding cysteine hydrolase has translation MARIPRKISAKTTALLIVDMQNDFVHDDGAYVRGGARAPEVAALPERLAPLVQAARAKGIFTVATQFTLVPGRGGEPMIADHLRELRPFLRKGDFHPGSWGQQVLDALSPVDTCVEKVAFSAFYQSRLEYVLKRAGIDHVLVCGIVTNGGVASTARDAHVRDLHVTVLSDGCAAPKPSTHEAAIADLANVVAIQSCADALTEINALA, from the coding sequence ATGGCACGCATTCCCCGGAAAATCTCGGCCAAGACCACGGCGCTGCTGATCGTCGACATGCAGAACGACTTCGTGCATGACGACGGCGCCTATGTGCGCGGCGGTGCCCGCGCGCCCGAGGTGGCCGCCCTGCCTGAACGCCTGGCCCCGCTGGTGCAGGCCGCGCGCGCCAAGGGCATCTTTACCGTGGCTACCCAGTTCACGCTGGTTCCCGGCCGCGGGGGCGAACCGATGATCGCCGATCACCTGCGCGAATTGCGCCCCTTTCTGCGCAAGGGGGACTTTCACCCCGGCAGCTGGGGGCAGCAGGTGCTGGACGCGCTGTCGCCCGTCGATACCTGCGTGGAAAAGGTCGCGTTTTCGGCATTTTACCAGAGCCGTCTGGAATATGTGCTGAAACGCGCCGGTATTGACCATGTTCTGGTCTGCGGCATCGTCACCAATGGTGGCGTCGCCTCGACCGCGCGGGATGCGCATGTGCGCGACCTGCATGTGACCGTCCTGTCCGACGGTTGCGCCGCCCCCAAACCAAGCACCCACGAAGCAGCCATTGCCGACCTTGCCAATGTGGTCGCCATCCAGAGCTGCGCGGATGCGCTGACCGAAATCAACGCCCTGGCCTGA
- a CDS encoding carboxymuconolactone decarboxylase family protein: protein MDILEVLKAKRGYLLPYHRMLAAHAPDLLARYDAFYEKLTLDQNLLSPRWKEFVWIAILAAAREGVGSLHLDRAKVAGLSREEMETAVALSALSESFPAFRFGIEKWQGWLSAEALEASYLALVTAAGKDVEPALVDLALLVCHGTRQDTRAFALHLRRFTQAGGTPAQLSEALSYLFIPMGANLLIEIVELWVHVAAAEGLPAPY from the coding sequence ATGGACATTCTTGAGGTTCTGAAAGCCAAGCGCGGCTATCTGCTGCCCTATCACCGGATGCTGGCGGCCCATGCGCCCGACCTGCTGGCGCGCTACGACGCGTTCTACGAAAAGCTGACGCTGGACCAGAACCTGCTGTCGCCGCGCTGGAAGGAATTCGTCTGGATCGCCATTCTGGCCGCCGCCCGCGAAGGCGTCGGCTCGCTGCACCTGGATCGGGCCAAGGTTGCCGGGCTAAGCCGCGAGGAGATGGAAACCGCCGTCGCCCTGTCGGCGCTGAGCGAATCGTTCCCCGCCTTCCGGTTCGGCATCGAGAAATGGCAGGGCTGGCTGTCGGCCGAGGCGCTGGAAGCCAGCTATCTGGCGCTGGTCACGGCGGCCGGCAAGGATGTGGAACCGGCGCTGGTGGACCTGGCACTGCTGGTCTGCCACGGCACCCGGCAGGACACCCGCGCCTTTGCCCTGCACCTGCGCCGTTTCACGCAGGCCGGCGGCACGCCTGCGCAACTGTCCGAGGCGCTGTCCTACCTGTTCATCCCGATGGGCGCCAACCTGCTGATCGAGATTGTGGAACTGTGGGTGCATGTCGCCGCGGCCGAAGGGCTGCCGGCACCTTATTGA
- a CDS encoding heme-binding protein, which yields MDHSAVRDAIAAEETALRGFPLDHASLFGLAQDLVAASPAPLSVKIVVGRRTVVQLAMDGTAEDNARFLDLKLNTVFNTGHSSLWWHHQLRVTGRQLKDVIWASPQEVIDFGGGVPLFAGPALVGAVAVSGLPHEEDHRLIVAAMTARMAG from the coding sequence ATGGATCATTCCGCAGTTCGCGATGCCATCGCCGCCGAGGAAACCGCCCTGCGCGGCTTTCCGCTGGATCATGCCAGCCTGTTCGGGCTGGCGCAGGATCTGGTCGCAGCCTCGCCTGCGCCGCTGTCGGTCAAGATCGTGGTGGGCCGCCGCACGGTGGTTCAATTGGCGATGGACGGCACGGCCGAGGACAATGCCCGCTTTCTGGACCTGAAGCTGAACACGGTGTTCAACACCGGCCATTCCTCGCTGTGGTGGCACCACCAGTTGCGGGTGACGGGGCGGCAGCTGAAGGACGTGATCTGGGCAAGCCCGCAAGAGGTGATCGACTTTGGTGGCGGCGTTCCGCTGTTTGCCGGGCCGGCGCTGGTGGGGGCGGTGGCCGTTTCGGGCCTGCCGCACGAGGAGGACCACCGCCTGATCGTGGCCGCCATGACGGCGCGGATGGCCGGGTAG
- a CDS encoding SDR family NAD(P)-dependent oxidoreductase: protein MTKEIALVTGAARGIGAATALKLAAQGYVLWLTDVLDCTATRDAILAAGGEARVAPLDVTDRAACIALAGRIAAEDGRLDVLVANAGICPAGSVHGDWDQWERVLRVNVDGTQNCVSAVWDMMAAQGGGRIVLVSSMAYYQGGVTVGTEYSASKGAVVGMTRHLARNGGKHGIRVNAVAPGIIDTDMTAGFPDPNLATVPLGRKGSADEVAGPIAFLCGADSAYMTGTVLNVTGGIILSA, encoded by the coding sequence ATGACCAAGGAAATCGCGCTGGTCACCGGGGCCGCGCGCGGCATCGGTGCGGCCACGGCGCTGAAACTGGCGGCGCAGGGCTATGTCCTGTGGCTGACCGACGTGCTGGATTGCACGGCCACCCGGGATGCCATTCTGGCCGCCGGGGGCGAGGCGCGCGTGGCACCGCTGGATGTGACCGACCGGGCCGCCTGCATCGCGCTGGCCGGGCGGATCGCGGCCGAGGATGGCCGGCTGGATGTGCTTGTCGCCAATGCCGGCATCTGCCCGGCCGGCAGCGTGCATGGCGACTGGGATCAGTGGGAACGGGTGCTGCGGGTGAATGTGGACGGCACGCAGAACTGCGTTTCGGCCGTCTGGGACATGATGGCGGCGCAGGGCGGCGGGCGGATCGTGCTGGTCAGCTCGATGGCCTATTATCAGGGCGGCGTCACCGTGGGCACGGAATACAGCGCGTCCAAGGGTGCCGTGGTGGGCATGACGCGGCATCTGGCGCGCAATGGCGGCAAGCATGGCATCCGGGTGAATGCCGTGGCGCCGGGGATCATTGATACTGACATGACCGCTGGTTTCCCTGATCCGAACCTTGCGACCGTTCCGCTGGGGCGCAAGGGGTCAGCGGATGAGGTGGCGGGGCCGATTGCGTTCCTGTGTGGGGCCGACAGCGCCTATATGACCGGCACGGTGCTGAACGTGACCGGCGGCATCATCCTTTCGGCCTGA
- a CDS encoding hydantoinase/oxoprolinase family protein, whose amino-acid sequence MTKAYIIGVDVGGTFTDIFVLDETTGKTTITKIPSTRGDQSKGFVEGIERLVPDFGQIRTVVHGTTVGTNALLERKGGRTGIITTEGFRDVLEMRRRDRPKTWGLDGMFQPVIDRQDRLEVAERTLADGSVLEAVDAEAVRTAARQLLDQGCEACCVFFVNGYANDENERIAVEAVRSIWPSEHVTSAVEIMPEIREFERASTASLNAYLQPVVTHYLDRLEKSLRTAGFDGEILIVQSNGGVMAIEQAKSLPVKTALSGPAAGVMAAQHIAASAGFPNVITCDMGGTSFDVSLVAGGKSALAAQTAIDFGMVIRSPMIEITTIGAGGGSIAHIDRGGMLCVGPESAGSNPGPVCYGLGNTRPTVTDANVVLGRINANKPIGGKLARLDVEAARAAIKEHIADPLGYDVLAAAEAIIRVANARMAGAIRLVSIERGLDPADFAAMPFGGGGSLHTGALIKEVGVASSLVPRYPGVVSALGCVVADMRHDGVRTVNRPLADLDIAATAADIARLEAAGRLALDRANVAFEKVERLVEFDMLYIGQTHSVTVSIGDGALTRDSIQSAFNTAYAAVFGRLLDGAACKVMNLRVTLLGRRPKFDLSALAPVDGKAAKECVLEMREIFADGQSWTAPVYDRLSIAVGETVTGPCLLEQPDTTIFIDPGLKGRVDACGNLVIDRV is encoded by the coding sequence ATGACCAAGGCATATATCATCGGCGTCGATGTCGGCGGCACCTTCACCGACATCTTCGTGCTGGACGAAACCACCGGCAAGACGACCATCACCAAGATCCCCTCGACCCGGGGCGACCAGTCCAAGGGCTTTGTCGAAGGGATCGAACGGCTGGTCCCCGATTTCGGCCAGATCCGCACCGTGGTGCATGGCACCACCGTGGGCACCAACGCCCTGCTGGAACGCAAGGGCGGCCGCACGGGCATCATCACCACCGAGGGCTTCCGCGACGTGCTGGAAATGCGCCGCCGCGACCGGCCCAAGACATGGGGCCTGGATGGCATGTTCCAGCCGGTGATCGACCGGCAGGACCGGCTGGAGGTGGCCGAACGCACCCTGGCCGATGGATCGGTGCTGGAGGCGGTGGATGCCGAAGCGGTCAGGACCGCCGCCCGGCAACTGCTGGACCAGGGCTGCGAGGCGTGCTGCGTGTTCTTCGTCAACGGCTATGCCAATGACGAAAACGAACGCATCGCGGTAGAGGCCGTGCGGTCGATCTGGCCCAGCGAACACGTGACCTCGGCTGTGGAAATCATGCCCGAGATCCGCGAGTTCGAACGCGCCTCGACCGCGTCCTTGAACGCCTATCTGCAACCTGTGGTGACGCATTACCTCGACCGGCTGGAAAAAAGCCTGCGCACGGCCGGGTTCGACGGCGAAATCCTGATCGTGCAGTCGAACGGCGGCGTGATGGCGATTGAACAGGCGAAAAGCCTGCCGGTGAAGACCGCGCTGTCCGGCCCCGCCGCCGGCGTGATGGCGGCGCAGCATATCGCCGCCTCGGCCGGGTTCCCCAACGTGATCACCTGCGACATGGGCGGCACCTCGTTCGACGTGTCGCTGGTGGCGGGGGGCAAATCGGCGCTGGCCGCGCAAACGGCCATCGACTTTGGCATGGTGATCCGGTCCCCGATGATCGAGATCACGACCATCGGCGCCGGCGGCGGATCCATCGCGCATATCGACCGGGGCGGCATGCTGTGCGTGGGGCCGGAATCGGCGGGGTCGAACCCCGGGCCGGTCTGCTATGGGCTGGGCAACACCCGCCCCACGGTGACCGATGCCAACGTGGTGCTGGGCCGGATCAATGCCAACAAGCCCATCGGCGGCAAGCTGGCCCGGCTGGATGTCGAGGCGGCGCGCGCCGCGATCAAGGAACATATCGCCGATCCCTTGGGCTATGACGTGCTGGCAGCGGCCGAAGCGATCATCCGGGTGGCCAATGCCCGCATGGCGGGGGCGATCCGGCTTGTTTCCATCGAACGGGGGCTGGATCCGGCCGATTTTGCGGCCATGCCGTTCGGTGGTGGCGGCTCGCTGCATACCGGCGCGCTGATCAAGGAGGTGGGCGTGGCCTCGTCGCTGGTGCCGCGCTATCCGGGCGTCGTCTCGGCGCTGGGATGCGTGGTGGCCGACATGCGCCACGATGGCGTGCGCACGGTGAACCGCCCGCTGGCCGATCTGGATATTGCGGCCACCGCCGCCGATATCGCCCGGCTGGAAGCCGCCGGCCGGCTGGCGCTGGACCGCGCGAATGTCGCGTTCGAAAAGGTGGAACGGCTGGTCGAATTCGACATGCTGTATATCGGCCAGACCCACAGCGTGACCGTATCCATCGGCGACGGCGCGCTGACCCGCGACAGCATCCAGTCCGCGTTCAACACCGCCTATGCGGCGGTGTTCGGTCGGCTGCTGGACGGCGCGGCCTGCAAGGTGATGAACCTGCGCGTCACCCTGCTGGGGCGGCGGCCCAAGTTCGACCTGTCGGCGCTGGCGCCGGTGGATGGCAAGGCGGCCAAGGAGTGCGTGCTGGAAATGCGCGAGATCTTTGCCGATGGCCAAAGCTGGACCGCCCCGGTCTATGACCGGCTGTCCATCGCGGTGGGGGAAACCGTCACCGGCCCGTGCCTGCTGGAACAGCCCGATACGACCATCTTCATCGACCCCGGCCTGAAAGGCCGCGTCGATGCCTGCGGCAACCTTGTGATTGATCGGGTCTAG